The following proteins are encoded in a genomic region of Desulfosporosinus youngiae DSM 17734:
- a CDS encoding UDP-N-acetylmuramoyl-tripeptide--D-alanyl-D-alanine ligase — protein sequence MRNWTADVIAQVAKGTLFGNPEAEVQGCIIDSRHAQGGEMFFALPGEKVDGHDYIEAAWKNGAVLVIADEARFQEESELVLPDKTTIPEGKALLLVKSVVSALQELAAGWRMELKAKVVGVTGSNGKTTTKDMIYAVLSQSFRVYRNKQNHNNELGLPLTILNAPPGTEILILEMGMRGLGEIKALCEIAKPDIGVITNIGTTHLELLLTQERIAQAKWELIDALPDDGKGIINGEDLFSVQKAVNDPHPICFYGLEGAFAAPHIRGERLRPWGVLGTAFDVTYKDEKTTANLPLPGTHNVLDALAALAVGTVFGVSLDKGSCGLSELELSKMRLEVRQGVLGTILINDVYNANPVSMQASLRVLKERAAGNKTLAILGDMYELGSSAESGHQEVGRTLTELGISELITVGKLAEEIAQGARMAGYAGDHIRVTCSREEAVEQALSLLTRLGPGTWVLIKGSRGMRMEEITAKLERSE from the coding sequence ATGCGCAATTGGACAGCTGATGTGATTGCTCAAGTAGCAAAAGGGACGTTGTTTGGAAATCCGGAGGCAGAGGTTCAAGGCTGTATCATAGATAGTCGTCACGCGCAGGGTGGAGAAATGTTTTTTGCTCTGCCGGGGGAAAAAGTGGATGGGCATGATTATATCGAGGCTGCTTGGAAAAATGGAGCAGTGCTCGTGATTGCGGATGAAGCTCGCTTTCAGGAGGAAAGTGAACTTGTTTTGCCGGATAAAACAACTATCCCGGAAGGGAAAGCACTTTTGCTTGTCAAATCTGTCGTTTCTGCTCTCCAGGAATTGGCCGCCGGCTGGCGCATGGAACTAAAGGCCAAGGTGGTCGGGGTCACTGGGAGTAATGGGAAAACGACCACGAAGGATATGATTTATGCGGTTCTGTCCCAATCCTTTCGAGTCTATCGCAATAAACAAAATCATAACAACGAATTAGGACTTCCCTTGACAATCCTTAATGCTCCGCCGGGAACCGAGATTTTAATTCTGGAGATGGGTATGCGGGGCTTAGGAGAGATTAAAGCTTTATGTGAGATCGCAAAACCGGATATTGGGGTGATCACTAATATTGGTACGACTCATTTAGAGCTGCTTCTCACCCAGGAACGAATTGCTCAGGCCAAGTGGGAACTAATTGATGCCCTGCCGGACGATGGTAAAGGGATCATTAATGGGGAGGATTTGTTCTCTGTACAAAAGGCAGTCAACGATCCCCATCCCATTTGCTTTTATGGTCTTGAGGGCGCTTTTGCAGCTCCCCATATCAGAGGGGAGCGCCTCAGGCCTTGGGGAGTCCTGGGGACGGCCTTTGATGTAACTTATAAGGATGAAAAGACAACGGCTAATCTGCCGCTGCCGGGCACGCATAATGTCTTGGATGCTCTGGCTGCTTTGGCAGTGGGTACAGTGTTTGGGGTTTCTCTGGATAAGGGAAGCTGTGGACTAAGTGAGCTGGAATTGTCTAAGATGAGGTTAGAAGTCCGGCAAGGGGTTCTGGGAACGATCCTGATTAATGATGTGTATAACGCTAATCCGGTTTCGATGCAGGCTTCACTGCGAGTTCTCAAAGAGCGGGCGGCCGGGAACAAAACCCTCGCAATTTTAGGAGATATGTATGAACTTGGCAGTTCCGCGGAATCAGGGCATCAGGAAGTTGGGCGAACCCTCACCGAGTTAGGAATAAGCGAATTAATTACCGTGGGAAAACTGGCGGAAGAGATCGCCCAAGGGGCACGGATGGCCGGCTATGCTGGGGATCATATTAGAGTAACGTGCTCACGTGAAGAAGCTGTTGAGCAGGCGCTAAGCCTCCTTACCAGGCTGGGCCCGGGAACATGGGTGCTTATCAAGGGTTCGCGGGGAATGCGAATGGAAGAGATAACTGCAAAACTGGAAAGATCAGAGTAA